The nucleotide sequence cggcgcgtccatataggcgaactaggcaaccgcctagggcgccaagtagctgggggcggcgcagcacgacacataacagctgatataatatgtttaacgattattgaaactagatgaaaatggatttttgtaacagtttggaatgtttatattgatataagtaattattttaaagtccacggtgacctgtttatgatttgtaataagtaaaaaaaaaaaaacacaagcctgcttacatttgattgttgaccaaAATCtcaggcttacgtgatgtattttgaggaaagaaaaatttttttttggtggtgtcCGAGGGGGGCGGGGGAGGTAGGGGCATTAAGGTTTCTCGCCTAatgcgccaatttaccttgcaccggccctgcttgaACCAGCGCTCTACAGTTGATACTGTAACTGGGACAGTGTATTGTGGACGTGGTGTGTAAAGGGCTAACAGCTACTCACAGAAAGGGCTGTCGTGCTACTCACAGAAAGGGCTGTCGTGCTACTCACAGAAAGGGCTGTCATGCTACTCACAGAAAGGGCTGGCGTGCTACTCACAGAAAGGGCTGTCGTGCTACTCACAGAAAGGGCTGTCGTGCTACTCACAGAAAGGGCTGTCGTTCTACTCACAGAAAGGGCTGTCGTGCTACTCACAGAAAGGGCTGTCGTGCTACTCACAGAAAGGGCTGGCGTGCTACTCACAGAAAGGGCTGTCGTGCTACTCACAGAAAGGGCTGTCGTGCTACTCACAGAAAGGGCTGTCGTGCTACTCACAGAAAGGGCTGGCGTGCTACTCACAGAAAGGACTGTCGTGCTACTCACAGAAAGGGCTGTCGTGCTACTCACAGAAAGGACTGGCGTGCTACTCACAGAAAGGGCTGTCGTGCTACTCACAGAAAGGGCTGTCGTTCTACTCACAGAAAGGGCTGTCGTGCTACTCACAGAAAGGACTGGCGTGCTACTCACAGAAAGGGCTGTCGTTCTACTCACAGAAAGGGCTGTCGTGCTACTCACAGAAAGGGCTGTCGTGCTACTCACAGAAAGGACTGTCGTGCTACTCACAGAAAGGGCTGTCGTGCTACTCACAGAAAGGGCTGTCGTGCTACTCACAGAAAGGGCTGGCGTGCTACTCACAGAAAGGGCTGTCGTGCTACTCACAGAAAGGGCTGTCGTGCTACTCACAGAAAGGGCTGGCGTGCTTGTCCTCCAGCACGTCTATCTCCTCGGCGATCTCGTCGACGAAGCGCGGCGAGTAGCGGCCCGCCTCCGTCACCTCGGCGGGGAACTGCACCTCCACCGCCGCCGACTTGACGAAGCGCTCCACCTTGCGCAGCAGGAACTTGACGAACTGGTCCCACTCGGGCTCGTCGGCGCGCGGCTCCGTCGAGAACTCGTACGGCTCGGCGACGAGCCGCCGCAGCTGCGCGTCGGGCATGCGCACGACGCGCGCGTTCTCCGTCAGCGCGTACGAGTCCTTGGCGAAGAAGTCGTCGAGCGAGGCGAGCGCGCGCGACTTGAAGCACTCGGACAAGTCGCCGCCGAGGCAGGCCGAGTTGGCGCGCGCGAGGTAGGGGTCGGTGTCGGCTCCGGTGCCCAGGCCGATCCAGTCCAGGAAGTCCTTGCCCTGGCGGGCGCGGCCCTCGGCGTGCTCCAAGGCGTTGTCGTCGGAGGAGTTGCGTGCGGACGCCAGCGCGGCCAGACACGCGGCGGTCGCCAGCCGCAACAGCCACGTCGTCGCGGTCGTCATGCTCGTCGCGGACTGCGGGACCAGCTGGGGCGCTCCCGGGGGGCAGACTCCCGTTACGGACCGGTTCGGGACACCTCGTGCTGCGTCGGCCTCTTCCGTGTGGCCTGTGACGCCGGTATCCTCCTCGTGCGCGCATTTATACCTCTTGCGGGCCCCGAGGGTTCATTGTCTCGTCTTCGCCCTGCCCAGAAAACACACCCACCCCCTCCTGTGCGCGGGAAAGCCCGCCCGATGAAGGTGAAAGGAGAGGCGAGGGTGAAAGTGACGGGCCGAGAAGGATATCCTACTCGCCGCGCGGCGTGCGTGCGCGCGCGGGGGCAAGACGTTATATAAAATGGGTCCGGGTGAGCTCATCTTTGTTGACGCCTCACGCGTCACCCGGCTTGATTGCGTGTGCTGTTGCGTACTGTGGGTGTGAGCGCCCCAGTTACCCGGCCGACGACAGTGGAATATAAAACCACCAGGAATCGCAGACGAAGGgtgtgttttgtaataaaccacgtttttttttttttaaaaactgactgAAAGTACTAATTTATTTCTCCTAGCCCCATACAGATCTGCAACACAGTACAAATTGTCCTGAAAATTTATGACTGTGAATTTTTACTACCCATGAAAATTCTTGTAAGATTTAAACACGAAAAAAACGTGGGCCGCATGCAAATGATGATTGATGCATGACTATTTCAACTATAAGACACAAACAATTTTACTGAACTGCAAGTGATATGAACTGTCGTGCGAGTTTTCTCAACGACAGATACTCTCTACACTACTTGCTGTTATCTTGCTATTATTTGCCAACAGACATGTCATTGC is from Bacillus rossius redtenbacheri isolate Brsri chromosome 15, Brsri_v3, whole genome shotgun sequence and encodes:
- the LOC134539257 gene encoding uncharacterized protein LOC134539257, producing MTTATTWLLRLATAACLAALASARNSSDDNALEHAEGRARQGKDFLDWIGLGTGADTDPYLARANSACLGGDLSECFKSRALASLDDFFAKDSYALTENARVVRMPDAQLRRLVAEPYEFSTEPRADEPEWDQFVKFLLRKVERFVKSAAVEVQFPAEVTEAGRYSPRFVDEIAEEIDVLEDKHASPFSRKRLKKLLIPMLVILKLFKLKLLLFLPLILGLASFKKLLGFLALVVPGLIGFFKLCKPDLHHNYGAHGHSNYYHAPPHHVRPYAPQSGGGGLHYSNEGPSYYGSPYNRDADSYDSSQLTEYHSTADDAGSPVTFREQRDVHQIAFRAHDPERAR